A window of the Amblyraja radiata isolate CabotCenter1 chromosome 5, sAmbRad1.1.pri, whole genome shotgun sequence genome harbors these coding sequences:
- the LOC116973720 gene encoding nectin-1-like produces MIILRFIVFQLVHFTVLAAQIVQVEDLITGTAGDEVRLPCYLSYNAGDVRLVQVTWLKRAEKGNVNLAVYNPRLGTSYPAAIDRVTLTNVTAPNYTLSIKPLQLPDQGAYSCEVNMFPSGKHESQTRLSVLARPLTEAISVPVDTSLSEVPVANCTAASGKPAAQVAWSGSDAGTVTVTETGHADGTVTVVSQYRLRPTSVDDGKNVTCLVTHKTFTDVINLTVTLSVRYPPEVTIAGYDGNWYVGSSGHRLACLARASPPVTSYRWTLSTGPLPPNVETKGDCLLITHVDYSLNGTWVCDATNALGKGSGKVTVVVKEADSTSAGAAFATTVIYITVGALVSVLLVVVTVTIAMMKRSRRRVDGTKEEVSSFPEKSGEFVIHATLNFKVSDCARPSSRENNNHEATVYADVHID; encoded by the exons ATGATTATCTTACGTTTCATCGTGTTTCAACTCGTACATTTCACAG TTCTGGCCGCCCAAATCGTTCAAGTGGAGGATTTGATAACTGGAACCGCTGGGGATGAGGTCAGGCTGCCGTGTTACTTGTCCTACAACGCGGGGGACGTAAGGTTGGTGCAAGTGACCTGGTTGAAGCGAGCTGAGAAGGGCAACGTGAACTTGGCCGTTTACAACCCGCGACTCGGCACCAGTTACCCCGCTGCCATCGACAGGGTGACGCTCACCAACGTAACGGCTCCTAACTACACGCTGAGCATCAAGCCCTTACAACTGCCCGACCAAGGTGCTTACAGCTGTGAGGTGAACATGTTCCCCAGCGGAAAGCACGAGTCCCAAACACGGCTGTCGGTTCTAG CGAGGCCTTTGACTGAGGCGATCTCGGTGCCTGTGGACACCTCGTTGTCAGAAGTTCCCGTCGCCAATTGTACAGCGGCCAGTGGCAAACCGGCTGCACAGGTGGCATGGAGTGGGAGCGATGCAGGAACAGTCACCGTCACGGAGACTGGACATGCGGACGGGACGGTGACTGTAGTCAGCCAATACAGACTGAGACCCACCAGTGTGGACGATGGCAAGAACGTCACCTGCCTTGTCACGCACAAAACCTTCACGGATGTGATCAACTTGACTGTGACATTATCTGTTCGCT ACCCACCAGAAGTCACCATTGCCGGATATGATGGGAATTGGTACGTGGGCAGTTCCGGACATCGCTTGGCCTGCCTTGCCAGGGCGAGCCCTCCCGTTACCAGCTACCGCTGGACATT GTCCACAGGCCCGTTGCCGCCGAATGTGGAAACCAAAGGCGACTGTTTGTTGATAACACACGTCGACTATTCCCTCAATGGCACGTGGGTGTGCGATGCAACTAATGCCCTCGGCAAAGGAAGCGGAAAAGTCACAGTTGTGGTCAAAGAAGCAGATTCAACCAGTGCAG GAGCTGCTTTTGCGACCACTGTGATCTACATTACTGTAGGGGCACTGGTGTCAGTCCTGCTCGTGGTGGTCACCGTCACCATAGCGATGATGAAGAGAAGCAGACGGCGGGTTGATG GCACAAAGGAAGAAGTGAGCTCTTTCCCAGAGAAG AGCGGTGAATTTGTCATCCACGCAACCCTAAACTTTAAGGTTTCAGACTGTGCCCGTCCTTCAAGCAGGGAGAACAATAATCATGAGGCAACAGTCTATGCTGATGTACACATTGACTAG